TCGTCGTTGATGGCGCTGTCCTTTTCAATGTAGGTATCCGTGGAAGGGATGTAGGCCTCCGGCTGATAATAGTCGTAATAGGATACGAAATACTCCACCGCATTTTCCGGAAAAAACTCCCGGAACTCGGTGCACAGCTGCGCGGCCAGGGTTTTGTTGTGCGCCAGCACCAGGGTGGGCCGGTTGACCTTTGCGATCACGTTCGCCATGGTGAAGGTCTTGCCGCTGCCCGTCACCCCCAAAAGGGTTTGGGCTTTATCCCCCCGCAAAATGCCCTGTGCCAGCTGTTCAATGGCCTGCGGCTGGTCGCCCGTGGCCTGATAGGGGGATACAAGCTTAAAATGATCCATCTTTTCTCCTTATAAAACCAGGCGCTCAGCGCCCAAAGCCCAATTCCGGCAGCCGCCGCGTCTGTTCCATCGAGAGGTAGTCCCCCTCGGAATCCACAATGATATGATCCAGCAGGCGGATGCCCAGCGGGTACAGAACCCTTCCCACCGAAGCGGTGAAGTCCAGGTCCGCCTGGCTGGGCAGCGCAAGGCCGCCCGGGTGGTTGTGGGCCAGCACCACCTGGGTGGCGCCCAGCCGCACCGCCCGCTGCGCCAGTGCCCGCGGCGAGACCGCCGATTCGTTGCTGCCGCCCTCGGCCAGCCGTTCCCACTTGATCAGGCTGTTGCGGTCGTCGAAATACAGCGCATACACCTGTTCGACCCTCACCCCGTGGAACAGCGGCACCACAAACTCGGCGATCTGTTCCATTTTTTCAAAGGTGCGGGGCGCCGCGCTGCGGGTATGCTGGTAATATCGGCTGGCCTCCATCACCATGGCCAGCAGCCGCGCGGTGGCGGGCCCCACCCCTTCCACCTCCTGCAGTTCCGCCTCGCTGGCTTCCAGCACCCGGCAAAAATCGCCGAAATGGTCGATCAGGCGGTGGGCCAGCGGGTTCACATCCTTTCGAGGGATGGAAAAGGTGAGCATGTATTCCAGCGCCTCGTGCCCGGCAAGGCCCCTGAAGCCGTTTTCCAAAAAGCGGCGGTGCAGCCGCTCCCGGTGATCCGCATGGATGTTTTTGTTTGAAACCGCCATCCGGCCGCCCCCCTTTTTTCTCTCATTCGCCGCTTTACGCGGTATCCGTTTTATTATATACTATTTGAGAGCGATTTTAAAGAGAGGGGCTGCCAGGTTTGAAGGGTTTTACCGCCGGCAAAAACGAGGAAGGGGTGCGCCTGTCGCGCTTTGTGCAGAGCGTAACGGCGGGGCTGCCCACAAGCATGCTGTACAAGAGCTTCCGCAACAAGCGCATCAAGGTGAACGGCAGGCGTGCCGCGCCCGAGGACCGGCTGCACGAGGGGGATCTGGTGGAGCTGTATCTCAACGACGAGTTTTTCCCCGCCGGCCCCGCCAAGGCCCCCGCGCCGCGCCGCCGCGCCCCCCTCACCGTGGTATACGAGGACGACGCCCTGGCCGTTCTTTACAAGCCCCCCCACCTGCTCTGCCACCCGGACCGCACCGGCGACGACAGCCTGGTGGAAGCATTCCAGGATTATCTTGCCCAAAAAGGCGGGTATGACCCGCAGGCGGAGGCC
This window of the Oscillospiraceae bacterium genome carries:
- the radC gene encoding DNA repair protein RadC, coding for MAVSNKNIHADHRERLHRRFLENGFRGLAGHEALEYMLTFSIPRKDVNPLAHRLIDHFGDFCRVLEASEAELQEVEGVGPATARLLAMVMEASRYYQHTRSAAPRTFEKMEQIAEFVVPLFHGVRVEQVYALYFDDRNSLIKWERLAEGGSNESAVSPRALAQRAVRLGATQVVLAHNHPGGLALPSQADLDFTASVGRVLYPLGIRLLDHIIVDSEGDYLSMEQTRRLPELGFGR